In Leptospira congkakensis, the DNA window TCGGTTACAGTATGACCATAAATTTCATACTTTGGATTGGGTACCTTGTATGGGTAATGTGTTGTCATTGTAAGGATGGTCATAAGGAATGGTTTGTTTTCTTTTTGGTAAGAATCCATTTCTTCCAATGCTTTGGAGTAAAGATGTTCATCATCATAACCCCAAGCACCGATGGAATATTTTCCAGCTTTTCGAAAGTCTTCTTTTCCAATCAAAGTTTGGAATCCAAAATGAGGAAGGATTGTTGCTAAACTATCAAATTTTAAATCATCACCCGTAATGAAACTGGTTTGGTATCCAAATCCAGAAAATAGATTTCCAATCGCAGAAAAATTGCTGAGAATTTGTGGTGTCCGAATGGCCGTAAGTCCTGGCCTGTCGGGAACACTTGTAAGAACAGAAAGTAATGCATTACTTGTTCTCCCTCCATTGGCATAAAATTTTTTAAAACTATGACCTTTTTTCGCCAAAGTGTTGTAATACGGTGTTACTTCTTTTCCCAACCAAATTCCATTGGAAACTGGCCAAACATATTTTCCTGTCCAAGATTCTTGGATTACAAGAACTACATTGATGGGTTTTTTACCTGGAATTCCTTTGATTTTTCGTAATAATGGAAACTCGGGATCCTCCACAAACTCTGCACCTTCGTAACCAATTTCTTCTTTCACAACTGCCAACATATCTTCATCTGTCATTTTTAAATGTTTGGGGATGGATTGGCTTTTAAAATCATTGATGGTGGTGTAAATTCCATTTAATGCAATTTGGTTGATGAGAGCATTGTCGGAAATGATGGCTTCACTCGCACGTAAGGGAGATTCTTGTGGCCCACCCCGAAGTCCAATAAAGAAAAAAAGAATCCAAACTGTGGTTTTCACAATTTTAGAAACAAAGGTTTCTTCTTCGTTTGTTTGATTTGTGATTTGTTTTTTACGAAACCAATACCGAATCCCAAAAATATAAAGAACGATAAATAGGACAAATAACAGAATTTTAAAAGGAGCTTCTTGGAATGCGGAAGAAACTAACACATCTAAATCTCCCAAAAACACAATGGCCTCATATCCGATATGTTTGTTGGCGTTCTCAAAGTACAACAAATCAGCAAAAAGGTGGATCAAACAAAAAGGAAAAAGAACAAGAGGAGTGATCATCCAAAAATAACGGTAGGATTTTAGTTTGGAAGCCCCATTCCAAAGAGAAAGGATATAAAACCCAACTAACAAAATGGATACGGTAACCCAATCAAACCGAAACCCTAAAAGAAATGCTTTGAGTAAAACAAAAACTGGGAATTCTTCCAAACGATAGGAATAAACCAAAAAAAACAAAACTCGGTGAAGGAATAGGGTTAAAAATCCAAAGAAAAAATAAGTTAGAAAGATTCGATCTGAAAATCTAAAACTAGGGAACTGTTTCACCATAAAAAAAGAATTTGCGAATGATAAGTGCGGTCAATCGACTTACGATCTTTCAGTTGATTTATTTTCAAGGCAGTTTAGTTTTGATCCTACTCACATGAAGCCGATCCAAAAAATACTCATCGCCAACCGAGGTGAAATTGCCGTTCGTGTCATTCGCACCGCAAAAAGAATGGGCATCAAAACTGTTGCTGTCTATTCAGATCCTGATGCCCAAAGTTTATTTGTCCGATCAGCAGACGAAGCGTTCTCACTCGGCGGGACAGATGCTCGTTCCTCCTACTTAAATGTAGAAAAGGTCATCCGCGCTTGTATCGAAACGGGAGCCGATGCCGTTCACCCAGGATATGGATTTTTATCAGAAAACACTGACTTTGCGAAAAAACTAGAAGAAAAGGGAATTCGATTCATTGGACCAAAACCTCATTCGATCAATGCGATGGGAGATAAGATCGGCTCACGATTGTTAGTTGCAAAGAATGGAGTGCCAGTGGTTCCCGGTTATGAAGGTGCCTCACAAGAAATGTCCGTATTCAAAAAAGAAGCGGAAAAAATTGGATACCCTATTATGGCAAAGGCAAGTGCCGGTGGTGGCGGAAAAGGAATGCGTAGGATCGATTCCCCTGAAGAATTAGAACCAGGAATTCTTTCCGCAAAACGGGAATCTCTTTCTGCTTTTGGTGATGATCGAATCCTTTTAGAAAAATACATTACCAATCCGCGCCATGTTGAGTTTCAAATTTTTGGAGACTCTCAAGGCAACATCATCCACTTACACGAAAGGGATTGTTCCTTACAAAGACGCCACCAAAAGGTCGTCGAAGAAACTCCTGCTCCCAGTTATAGTGCTGATTTAAAATCACAAATGTCACTAGCTGCAGTGAATGCTGCGAGAGCCGTACAATATGAAGGTGCTGGAACCGTCGAATTCATATTAGGTGAAAGTGGGGAATTCTATTTTCTTGAGATGAACACTCGTTTGCAAGTGGAACATCCTGTCACGGAAATGACCACGGGCCTTGATTTAGTGGAATGGCAAATTCGAGTTTGTCAGGGAGAAGCGTTACCTGAGTTACAAACCCCACCACAAAAGGGACATGCATTAGAAGTGCGAATTTATGCGGAAGATCCGAAAGAAGGATTTTTACCTTCTACTGGAAAAATCCACCATCTATCTTTTCCGGAACGAGATTATTTACGAATTGATTCGGGAGTTGTTTCTGGCTCCGAGATTACAATGTTTTATGATCCCATGATTGCCAAAATGATTGTATGGGGGGAAGACAGAATCACGGCCATCCACCGCCTAATTGAATGTTTGTCTGAGACAATTGTTTTTGGTCCTAAAACCAATTTACAATTTTTACAAAGGTTAGTTTCTACAAAAGAATTTGCGGAAGGAAAAGTTTCCACTCATTACATCGCAGACCACGAACCTGCACTGTTGGCAAACAATACAAAGGAAGAGCTTAAACTCGCTTTCGCCGGTGCATTTTTTACTTCTAAAGAATCAAGTAACCCTTGGTTGAGTGAGACCACATAATATGGATTATCTATTTGAAACCAAATCTGGTTCTGCATCTGTTTTTGTAAGTGGCTCCAAAGTTCGAGTGCGATTGGAAAAAGATTCCTTTTCTTTCCAACTAGATGATTGGATTAAAGAGGAAAGAAAGTCAGATACAAATCCGCTCCGTTCCGTTTTTATGAACGATGGATCTATATTACAATATCTTAAAGTAAGAAATGAGATTTTCCTCCATTGGAAAGGTGAAATTTGGAGTGGAAAACTCGCCGAACGCCAGTATGAAGGTGCAGGCCAAACCTCACCGGAAATCAAAAGTCCTATGCCGGGAAAAGTAGTGCAAATCTCTACTGAGGTCGGTCGCGAACATAAGGGAGGAGAAACCCTCCTCATTTTGGAAGCAATGAAAATGGAGAACGCCGTTAAGGCACCGTATCCTTGTCGAGTGGAAGAAATTCGCAAGGCACAAGGGGATTTGGTCCAACAAGACGAAGTGCTCATCATTTTACACAGAATCGAACCGGAAAAAACATAAATCTTCGAATCTATTTGACATATTTTTCAAACTTCCCAGCATAAGGCAGTTTCTTTGGCTGATAGGTAGAGAATGTACAATCATATTTTAAGAAGTTTCACACTTCTGTTGTTTTTTTCGTTTTTCCACGGGGTTTTCGGTCAGGAACGTCAACCCCGTACCGACCTTCCGTTCGAGATCTCTGAAAAAAAGAGGCTGAGCGAGCGGGATTTTAAGAATAAAAAAGAGGGGGGATACTTCACTGGACTTCCTCTCATCAACTCCGATCCCAATGTGGGGGTAGGGTATGGGGCACGTGTGCTCTATTTTTACAATGGGGCCAAAACATCCCCCATGTTCGAATACACTCCCTACCGTGTCCGGGTATTTGCTCAGTATTTTAATACGACGAAAAGAGCACCTTACCACCAATTGAGTATCGACGCTCCTTATATTTTTGACACAAAATGGAGACTTCGTGCAGATTTGGTTTATGAACGAAATCCCAATTCCCTTTTCTTTGGAGTTGGATCTGACACCCTCCAACCGCTTTCTTATTTAGAAAGGAACGATCCCAATGGTCAAATTCGACGAAATGCTCCTTTTTCCGATTATGAAGACAATTTGAACTATCGTCGTCAAGGGGATGCCGGGGTAGGAGAAGCACCTATCGTCAGTGATCATAGATACAATCGATACGATATTGAAAATCCTAACTTCAGCACTTCTGGTGAATATTCCTTCTTCGGAGGAACACTTCGTGCGGTGACTGGGGTTCGTCTCTCAAAACAAATCATTCGTACTTATGATGGAAAGTATAACAACGCCCTATTGGGTCCAGCGGATGGAATTTTGGGACTACTCGATGTCGACCGTACTTTTGGAACTCCTCAAGGGGAAACAAAATTAACTCGTGAAGATAAAGATGGAAAGATAAAAGGTATTAACGGTGGTTATACGAATACAGTCCGAGCAGGGATCGTATTTGATACACGTGACTTTGAGCCGGATCCTAACCGCGGGGTATTTTTGGAATACACACACGAACGTTCCGCCAAGGCAATTGGTTCTACCTATGATTTTAATAAAAACTTAGTGTCGGGTCGTATTTTCCTAAGTCCAGTTCAGTGGTTCACAAGTAAACCTCCGGAAATTTTGGAAAAGTTTGTTCTTGCCGCTCGCGGAACAATGATCCAAACCAATGGGGACGCACCATTTTACGAATACCGCAACATGTGGGGAACCGAAACCAACCAATCAGGTCTTGGCGGAAGAACTACCATTCGCGGTTACAAACAAGATCGTTTTGTAGGACAAACCATGGCATTTGCTAACTTCGAAATTCGTTGGAAGTTTGCAGAGACTGAGTTTTGGGGACAACACTTTGACTTCCAATTGGTTCCGTTCTATGATGTAGGACGAGTTTGGGATCGAACAGAAGATGCAAATCTTAAAAACTACAAACATTCTAGAGGGATTGGACTACGAATTCCGTGGAACCAAGCAACTGTTATCTATTTTGATCATGCGATTTCAAATGAAGATAGACAAACATTCATTAACTTTAACCATATATTTTAGGAGAGCAGAGATTATGAAAAAAATTCAATTTTGTTTCGCTCTTTTGGTCTTATCCTTTTTCATGAATTGTGAAATGAAACCAGTAGAAGATGTCTACGGTTTAAGCCCGGAAGAAACCAACCAACTATTTGCAGGACTAATTGCAAACCAAAGTCTTCGGGATAATGGAAATGGAACCATTTCCGATTTAGCATCAGGTTTAATTTGGCAGAAATGTACTCACGGCCAAGTGTATCGTGCTGGGTTTAACGATTGTTTAGGGGCTCCACAAGGTTCTATCTTCAATCCTTATGACACAGCTCGTGCAGGAGCAGCAGAAGTTGCCTTTTGTGATTCCAAAACACATGCTTGTAACTCAATTGCTTTCCCACAAGTGGTCCAAGGATTTTCGTCGATTGGAATTGCTGGATCTAGTGAACTCTATGGTGCTTGCCAAAATAGCAACTACTTAGGAGCCACTTGGCGAGTTCCTACTGTGATCGAATACCAAAGATTAGTCATTCCTGGTAGAGCCGCAACCCTCCAATTCTTTCCATCTACCCAAGAAGGTGATTATTGGACTGCCTGGTCCAATAATGAAGATCTTCCGGGAGAAACGGCTCATGCCATTTCTTTCGACAGACAATCTTACGGAGTTGAAAAGACTGTTGTGAAAACACAAAGGAATTTTGTCCGCTGCATTCGCACCGGCCCATAAATTACCAGTTTCACTCTAATTTCACCACTCTCCTGAACTTTCAGGAGAGTTTTCGCTTTCCAAAAACTCAATTTCCTACTAATATTTTCTAAGAATAAACCGAAGTACCCATTAGGTGGTGAGGTTTCCATGAGAATTGACGAGTCCCCATTCAATCGTATGAATGTAGATCTTCTAAAAGATCGGCGGGTGAGTTATGTCGGTCATGGACAATTGGAATCTGCCCCTGAATCTCTTTCCGCTCTCCATGTCATTTCTCATGAACTAGGCCATGCAGCCGAATTCAAAAATCAAGCTTTCAGGGAAGGACGAGATGTCCAAGAAGTTCAAGTCAAAATCAATTATGAGCTAAGAGATGGTCGTATGGTAGCAGTTAGTGGAGAGACTCAAGCTGTTACTCGTACAAAACCAAATTCGGAAGAAGACCCGGCCCTAACTCCTTATTCGGATGGAAAATCCATCAAAGATCTTTTTCAGTTGAAAGAAGAAGAGGACAAAAAAACTAATTCGAAAGAGAAAACCAAATTAAATCCAAAAGAGATCATGCAGAAATCTCATGAAAAAGATTTGGAATCTAAAATCAAAGAATTGGAAACAAGGTTAGAGTCAGAGAAAACTAAAAAATCTGCAACCGATGTTCATTCTGCGGAACGATTGAAAGAAATTGAATCTGAAAAAAAACGTTTGGAAGAGGAAGTCAGACTTCTTCGTGTGAAAGAACAACTAAAAGAAACTTTTGCGTTGTTAACAGATTTTCGTAAGATGATGACTTCTAATTTGTTTGGAATGATGAGTCTTCAAACCGGATCAAACTCCGGTAATTACTTAGACACTTTTGTTTGATCCACCATATTTTCTACGATAAACTCTCTTAATTCTCCAACACCTCTACCTGTTGTTGCCGAAAGGTAAAATACTCGAAAGGGAACTCCAATTTCATTCATTGCTGCTTCCATGTCTGTACGCACTCGGTGTTGTTCGCTTTGGTTGAGTTTGTCAATTTTGGTGCGGATCACAACAGGTTTAATTTTTTTTTCCATAGCCACTTCTATGGTGGAAAGTTCTTCTTCAGGAAATTCTCTTTGTGAATCACAGAGGATAAATAAAATTTTTAAATTTTTCCAACTATTGAGAAAACCTTCCAAAAGTTTCATCATATCTTTGTGTTCTTTATGAGATGCTTTTGAATAACCAAATCCTGGTAAGTCGATGAGATTAAACCCTTCTTTGGTTCTAAATATATTGATGAGTTTTGTTTTTCCTGGTGTTTTTGAAACTTTGGCTAGTCCTCTATGATTTGAGAGTGCATTCAGTAAACTGGACTTACCAGAATTGGATCTTCCCATAAATGTGATAGAAGGCACAGAATCTAATTCTTCCTTTTCACTTAGATGTGCAATCGATGTAAAAAATTTAGTTTCTGGAAAGGGAATTTCTTTGGAATACTTATGCATCTAGTTCACCTTTCCAGATAGATTCGTTTGGGATAATTCTTTTCACTTTTTGAAAACAGAGAAAACAAAATTTGAATGGGTTCTCCTTCAAAATAAAGGATAGGAATGAAGGTTCTGAGGAAAAAAGGAATCCCGTTTTCCCGCATACATTCAGAAATTTCCTTATTTCCTGAGCGAATTTGGATTTTTTGGCCATGGTGCCAAGATCCTAGATTGTATTTTTCTTCTGGATCAGAAAGTTTAAACCTGTTTTGGTTCCAATCAATCAAAAGAAAATTTCCTTCCCGGTGTGAGACCGCCTTTTTAAAGGCAGGAGATTTTTTATCAATGATGAAAAGATCACCAAACTTCGATTTGTATAAAAAACAGTTTTTGTTTTCTAAAAATGCTCTTTCCCCTTCTGATTGGAGATGGAAATTATCAAACCCTGATTTGTATAGAGGATAATGTCCCAGAAGTTTTAAATGAAAGTCGATGAGTTCTTTTTTTGCGGATAAATTTAGGCTCACCCAAGTTTCGTGAGGGATTCGAAATAAATGAGGTGTAGGTTTTTGAATGTTTTCGTTTTTTAAATCAAACTGTAAACTTAGTTGTGACCTATCATGAAAATTCCAATAGGTTTTGTGAAAGTTCCAGTTTTCTTTTTCTAAAACTGGTAATAATTCCATACGGAGACGGTTACGTTTATACACTGAATCTTTATTGGATTCGTCTTCAAAGATTCTCATCTTTTCAGAAACAAATAAGTAAAGTTGTTCTAATTCTTTATCTTCAAAAAAAACTAAAGGTAAAAACCGTTCTCCATCAAAAGGAGGAAGGGTATAAAATGCTTTTTTACCACCACCCCGTGTTAGGTGTAAAAAAATAGATTCTGTATAGTCTTTGCAGTGGTGTCCCGTAAGGATGATGGATGGATTTTGATTCGTAATTTTTTTTAGTTCATGGTAACGAACAAGTCTTCCTGTTTCTTCTAATCCCTTTTTTAGTTTGAGAGATAAATTTGGGATTTTTTTTTTACAAAATGAAAAGGGAAGTTCGTGGATTTTAAAAATTGGAAGAGTTCTTTTTCTTCTTCTTCAATGGAACGAATGCCATGAGACAAATAAAACAAAGTTGGAATTTGGATTTGGTATCTCTCCATTAGATATTTCCAAAACAAAACCAAGATAGAGGAATCTTTTCCCCCAGAATAGGAGATAAGAAACTGAGTTTTGTTTTCTGCCCAAAGTTCGGGGAGTTTGTTTCCCATTCGGCTAAGGGCCAAATCAAATAGTTTTGTGATTGGAGTTGGAATTTCCGAAATCATATCTTCCTTACTGCCACCATAGTGATATCATCGTGTTGTTCCTGTTCTTTGACAAATTCTTTTAGTTCGGAATAGATCTTCTCGAGAATGTTTTTTGGCTCGAGGGAGATCCAAGAAAGAAAACTGGATTTGAGTTTTGGTTCACTAAACTCGATTCCTTCAGCATTTCGTGCCTCTGTGACTCCATCAGTATAGAGTAATATGGTGTCACCAGATTCAAATCTCAATTTGGACTCATTCCGAAATGCGGAAATATCGGGTTGGATTCCTAAAATGACTCCCTCTGTTTCAATCACCGATAGCGATTTGGAATTTGCATGGTAATGGTAAAAATTTCCATGACCGGCACCTGAAAATTGTACTTCCCCTGTAATCAGGTTCCATCTTAGCAAAATCATACTCATATACCTTGGAGTGATGGCTTCTTTATAACTGGAATAAAGATAATTATTGATATCGTTTAGGATTTCCCAAGGAGAATCTTTAACGCGAACTAGGGAATGTAAAATGGTTCTGACGGTTGCCATCACAAGTCCTGCCGCCACTCCTTTCCCACTGACATCTCCGATACAGATAAACAACTCGTTTCTATTAGGTGAAAGGATAAAGTCATAATAATCTCCACCGATTCCACGAGCGGGCACCATAAAACCACCAAAAGAAAATCCTTCGGCTTCGGGAGCTTTTCTAGGTAAAAGTGTACTTTGGATTTCTTTTGCGATTTCAATTTCTTTTTCCAATCTTTCTTTATTGGAAAGGTTTTGGTATAAATTAGAATTTTCCATCGTGATTCTGGCTAAGGAAACAAAGGCATTCAGTGCTTCAATTTCGTCATGTGGGAATCTACTATTTTGTTTGGTTAAAATGAATACACAACGAGTTCCATTTTCTAAGGTTAAAGGAAACACCATGGATTCTTTCCCTTCGATTCCTATTGTTTCGAAATCAAGGATAGAGTTTGGATCGATGGTAATGGTTTCTTTTGTTTGCAAGAGTGAGTGAATCTTTTGTACATCTATGGTTTCGGTTTTAGTTTGGATTTGTTGGTTTTCTAAATCACGATGAAGTTTGAAAATTTTTGCTTTTGAGGAACCTGGTGGATTTTCAATCAGAGAAGTGACCGAAGATTCTACAATTCCAGAGAGAGTTAAAAGGATCATCCTAACCATTTCATCATGGTTGTTAAGATAGAGTTGGCTTAGGGTGAGTGCGGCTGTATGTAAACTTTGAAAGTTTTTGGATTGGTTTTCGGATTTAGAAAATAAAAGAGAATTTCGAAGGGAAACAGCAAATTGACCAACAACAATTTGCAAAATTTCCTGATCCTCCACAAAATAAGAATCATCTTCGTCTTCATAATCAATGGTTACCATTCCCACAGCTGTGTTGGCGTAAAGTATGGGGATGACTAGTTGTGATTTGGTTCCTGTCAGTTTAGAATAGAATTGATAAAATGGATGGGTTTGTTCTGAAAATTTATAAAAACAAGGTTCTCCCTTTGCCATGGACTCAATCAAAATTCCATAACTCAAATCATAATCTAAAGTGATTCGTTTGATGGCCCTTTCTAAGGTTTTTTGTTTGGTCGAATAGTAAGCTAATTTAACTTCACCTAATTCTAAATTGGTGATAAACACGGCCACCTTATCTCGTTTCAAACGTACTGAGATGAGTTCAGTAAATCTTTGCATCAAATCTTCCAAATCAATACTTGAGTTGAATAGAGAGAGATTGTCTAAGAGGAACTCAGTTTTCTCTTGGGAGGAGAGGATGTTTTTCCCAATCCGAGGGATTTTGCGTTTTTCCAGAATCCATTCGCGATTGCAGGTTTGGCAGAAAAACCGACCATTCTTCGTGATCCCATTGGGAAGTTGGGGTTCCGCACAAAGCAAACAAATCCGGTCTTCCATGGGTTCTCGGTTCATCCTTAGCCAGGTTATTCGATTTCTTTTTTCATATGCTACAAGAATTTCCTATAAATCCGAGAAACCTGGTACGATTCATGCTTAATCTATAAGCAAAAGTTGTTTTTTCTGCAGAAATCGAAAGGATGTCGGCGAATATGATTAAAAAATGGTTTATTTGTTCAATAAATAAGCATAGTGTTTTGGTCACTAGCAGTGTCCTTCTGTATTCTTTCGAGGCAGGGCGTAATAATAAAGAGCAAGAACTATGAGCGTGAAAAAATTTAATCCCATCCAATCCATCCACGAAGTTGCCACAGCTATGAATTCTACCCAAGACCCAGACGGGCTTCTTGAGCTCATTTTGGATCGTTGCATCCAAATTTGTGGGGTGGAATCTGGGTCCCTCATGCTCATTGATGAAAAACATGCAGTCCTGGATGCAGTCACTTCTCGGGGGATGAACCAACAACTCCTTCGGGAAACCAAACTGAAAATTGGGCAAGGGATTACTGGGGTGGCTGCTTCTACAGGAAAAGCGAAGCTCGTCAATGATGTTTCTAAAGATCCGGACTACATTCAAGTAAAGGAAGAAATCAAATCAGAGTTAGTTGCTCCGATGATTGTGGAAGATGATATTATTGGGGTTATTTCGCTCGACTCCAACAGATTGAATGCGTTTACAGCAGAGATGTTGGAAATTGTAAGTGTCCTTGCTCACCAAGCAGGTCAAATTTTTAAAAACTTACAAACCATTCGTAATTTAGAACAAAGAACTAAAATTCAAGCAACCCTTATTGAAATTTCTAAAGTGGTTAGTTCCACATTAGATCAAAATGAAGTTTTTGATTCCATTATGGTCACAATGGAAAAATCACTTCGTTTAGAGAAGGGAAGTATTGTTTTATTTAAAAAAGAAGAAGGACTACTCAGGATCGTTGCTGCCTCTGGGTTGTCTCCAGAAGAGATTGATAAAGGTAGTTACCAATCTGGTGAAGGAATTACTGGAAAGGTATATGAATCCGGTGAACCTATCATCATTGAATCGGTCGCAAGCCATCCTGATTTTTTAAATCGTGTTGGATATTTGTCTCATTTTAAGCATGATCCACATAACGTAAGTTTACTTTGTGCACCCATTCTCAGTGAACAAACGATGCTTGGTGTTGTAAATGCATTTATCGTTCAAAACAAACACACTGATTTAAAATCTTATTTAGATTTTTTACAAGTGGTTGCTTCCATTATTTCCCAATCGATTAAAATTCAAAACTTGGTGGAAGAGGCTAAAAAAGAAATATCTCGTGAAAATATCCAACTCAAAAGAGAATTAAAAAATAAGTATAAGTTTGGATCTCTCATCGGTAAAGCTGCCAGTATGGAAAAGATGTTTGAAAAAATCCAACTGGTTGCCGATTCCAGAGCATCTGTTTTGATTACGGGTGAATCAGGAACTGGTAAAGAGATGATTGCCAATGCCATTCATTACAATAGTTCTCGTTCTGAAAATCCATTCATCAAAATCAACTGTGCCGCAATTCCTGAAAATTTACTTGAGAGCGAACTTTTTGGTCATAAAAAAGGATCTTTTACGGGTGCGGTGACTGATAAAAAAGGAAAGTTTGAATTAGCAGACACAGGAACCATATTTCTCGATGAAATTGGCGAAATGGATTTAAACTTACAATCTAAATTGTTACGTGTGTTGCAAGAAAGAGAAATCGAAGCGATTGGATCTACCAAAGCAAAAAAAGTAGATGTTAGAATCATTGCGGCAACGAATGCAGAGTTAGAACAATTAGTTGCAGAGAAAAAGTTTAGAGCCGATCTTTTTTATAGATTGAATGTAGTCAAAATCAATACACCAGCATTACGTGATCGTGTTGAGGACATTCCTCTACTCATGAATCACTTTTTGGAAAAATACACAAAAGACAATAATAAAGTGGTAAAAGGGATTTCTAGAGAGGCATCCAAACTTCTATTGAAATACCGTTGGCCAGGTAACGTCCGTGAGTTGGAAAATGTGATCGAAAGAGCCGTTGTTCTTGCTCAAGACGAGATCTTAAGTGAAGAGGATTTTTCTGATATTCTTTCTAGTTTGGAAGATATGCCGGAACATGCAACAGAAGTGACCCAATTGAACCATGTAGAATCCGTGTCTGGTGCTGAACCTCTGGATTTAGGATCGGGTCGATTGACACCGGGACAACTAGATGGCCTTGATGGTCGCGCTATGGAAATAGTTGTGAGCGAAGTGGAATCAAGACTCATCCAATATGCAATGAAAAAGTTCCGTTATACAAAAACCCGAGTCGCAAAGTTTTTGGGAATCAACCGAAACACTTTGGATAAAAAAATCAAAGAACTCAATATCGAATACTAAGTATTGG includes these proteins:
- a CDS encoding sigma-54-dependent Fis family transcriptional regulator codes for the protein MSVKKFNPIQSIHEVATAMNSTQDPDGLLELILDRCIQICGVESGSLMLIDEKHAVLDAVTSRGMNQQLLRETKLKIGQGITGVAASTGKAKLVNDVSKDPDYIQVKEEIKSELVAPMIVEDDIIGVISLDSNRLNAFTAEMLEIVSVLAHQAGQIFKNLQTIRNLEQRTKIQATLIEISKVVSSTLDQNEVFDSIMVTMEKSLRLEKGSIVLFKKEEGLLRIVAASGLSPEEIDKGSYQSGEGITGKVYESGEPIIIESVASHPDFLNRVGYLSHFKHDPHNVSLLCAPILSEQTMLGVVNAFIVQNKHTDLKSYLDFLQVVASIISQSIKIQNLVEEAKKEISRENIQLKRELKNKYKFGSLIGKAASMEKMFEKIQLVADSRASVLITGESGTGKEMIANAIHYNSSRSENPFIKINCAAIPENLLESELFGHKKGSFTGAVTDKKGKFELADTGTIFLDEIGEMDLNLQSKLLRVLQEREIEAIGSTKAKKVDVRIIAATNAELEQLVAEKKFRADLFYRLNVVKINTPALRDRVEDIPLLMNHFLEKYTKDNNKVVKGISREASKLLLKYRWPGNVRELENVIERAVVLAQDEILSEEDFSDILSSLEDMPEHATEVTQLNHVESVSGAEPLDLGSGRLTPGQLDGLDGRAMEIVVSEVESRLIQYAMKKFRYTKTRVAKFLGINRNTLDKKIKELNIEY
- a CDS encoding GAF domain-containing SpoIIE family protein phosphatase, with the translated sequence MNREPMEDRICLLCAEPQLPNGITKNGRFFCQTCNREWILEKRKIPRIGKNILSSQEKTEFLLDNLSLFNSSIDLEDLMQRFTELISVRLKRDKVAVFITNLELGEVKLAYYSTKQKTLERAIKRITLDYDLSYGILIESMAKGEPCFYKFSEQTHPFYQFYSKLTGTKSQLVIPILYANTAVGMVTIDYEDEDDSYFVEDQEILQIVVGQFAVSLRNSLLFSKSENQSKNFQSLHTAALTLSQLYLNNHDEMVRMILLTLSGIVESSVTSLIENPPGSSKAKIFKLHRDLENQQIQTKTETIDVQKIHSLLQTKETITIDPNSILDFETIGIEGKESMVFPLTLENGTRCVFILTKQNSRFPHDEIEALNAFVSLARITMENSNLYQNLSNKERLEKEIEIAKEIQSTLLPRKAPEAEGFSFGGFMVPARGIGGDYYDFILSPNRNELFICIGDVSGKGVAAGLVMATVRTILHSLVRVKDSPWEILNDINNYLYSSYKEAITPRYMSMILLRWNLITGEVQFSGAGHGNFYHYHANSKSLSVIETEGVILGIQPDISAFRNESKLRFESGDTILLYTDGVTEARNAEGIEFSEPKLKSSFLSWISLEPKNILEKIYSELKEFVKEQEQHDDITMVAVRKI